One genomic window of Tachypleus tridentatus isolate NWPU-2018 chromosome 12, ASM421037v1, whole genome shotgun sequence includes the following:
- the LOC143235595 gene encoding uncharacterized protein LOC143235595 produces the protein MDGDKIVEDLFCKTITAGIKAQDWFEILDIFVCENNLDWTKCIDVYTDGGRSISGCYGDLQTLTQSKALDVLWTQCIIHRRALASKHLRPPLNLVLKKDMEKFACIQDPFKIKVLSEFTSADEENLIELSCDKNVKTTLGSMELTAFCTSVKDEYPPLSAKAKRILIPFATSYLCEADFVAVAVIKSKYSAKINVEHKMKVAVTNLIPRFQELCSLSPTGVHIPFVIVVI, from the exons atggatggtgacaaaattgtggaagacctGTTTTGTAAAACTATCACTGCAGGTATAAAGGCTCAAGACTGGTTTGAGATTCTTGacatttttgtgtgtgaaaacaacttagactggactaagtgcATTGACGTCTATACCGATGGTGGTCGTTCTATATCTGGCTGTTATGGAGATTTGCAGACACTCACACAAAGCAAAGCTCTTGATGTACTGTGGACCCAGTGTATAATTCACAGGCGAGCCCTCGCGTCAAAGCACCTGAGACCGCCACTGAACCTTGTCCtgaaaa aagatatggagaagtttgcatgTATCCAAGACCCATTCAAGATTAAGGTCCTatctgaatttacctctgcagaCGAAGAAAATCTTATTGAACTGTCTTgtgacaaaaatgtaaaaacaacattgggcagcatggaactaactgCGTTCTGTacatcagtaaaagatgaatatccgcCGCTAAGTGCTAAAGCTAAgcgaatcctaattccatttgcgACGTCATATCTTTGCGAAGCTGACTTTGTAGCGGTcgctgtgataaaaagcaagtacaGCGCGAAAATTAACGTGGAACATAAAATGAAGGTGGCGGTGACCAACCTGATTCCAAGGTTTCAGGAGCTGTGTAGTTTGAGCCCAACAGGCGTACACATCCCATtcgtaattgtggttatttaa